AACAACCATATGTGGAGTGCCATGTTGAGTGgagttcatctagccatccaacatgATATCAATTGCCTTTTGGAGAACAGGAgaaattcttgtttattttttaacgttactgtttatttgcatatcttctaatgttaaattgcattttttttcctgagcaaatatacacgtactacccagataaacagccttaaacattttctttgactgcctaagacttgtGCTCAGTACTGCACgtttattttatatttcctATTGGTGTACTTGGAGACATGGTAGCCTAACAATTAAAACCCTGACAGTAACAGATTATTAACAGACTCTTTTTCCACACCTTCTGCACCGGCCTCCTCATCCACAGTCTCTCCAGCCTCCCCCCGGCCCAAGTGTTTGCTGATGAACTGAAGACGGACTTGCTGTGCCTGGAACCAGAACACAGCACAGCAGTGTGACACATATCCAGTAAGGCGTGTAAATGGAAAGGCCCGGAGGAGGCGGCTGATAGCAGGATGTGGTCCGGTCAGTAAGACACAGGCACCAACGTGTTAAGAACAGGCATGGTGGGGCACCTTGAGGGACCGGCCCGGGTCCACCGCCTCCCACGCTTTCTTCATGGCCTTGATCTCGTCCGCTCTCCCCGTGTCCTTGCTGACCTGGACGGAGTCGGCCTCGCTCTGATCGCTCACAAAGCGGAGGCTCCACTGGGGCCTGCTCACGTCCAGGATCTGCCGTGGGCAGCGGCACAACAAAGAGAGCCCACCCATTCGGTTCAGGGCCTTTGAGGAAAGCGGTCAGGACCTTCACTGTGGAAACCATCACCTATAGCTAGAGATATAATTTCGGTAACTGTGGGAGATGCCAAGAgagtaaatgggggggggggggttcaggtgGAATAAACCAAGTAAATTCTGTAACTGATTGGTGATGGTTTGCTGAAGCCACATGAGCTTATTAACTAGCTAAGCATGTAGCTCAGCCTGCATATGTCACCTGTCAGTGAATCAGCCTGCACCTATGGATTCACCATATAACTGAGCATTTTTTTCACAGCTATTTAGATGCTTTGCTGTGAAGAAGACATCCAGAGTATTAGCATAGGAGTCATACAAATAGGAGACACAAAAAACAGGTTTTAATGCATCAGTCTTAACTTTGCCCTTCATTAGCTTCTCACAGAGGAGGTGACGATCGGCCAGATGTGTGGCGGTTTAAAGGGCCCTTGCGACGTTACGCCCTCGCCTGGTGGTGAGCGGGGACGCGGCGATCACTGTGCGCTGTGCGTCTGCGTCCGCAGAGACTGACCTGGCTGCCCTGCCTGAGTCCTGCCTTCGGAGCGGCCTTgcccttctccttctccttggTCCTGCGGCTGGATCTGGGAGTGCTGGCCTTCTGCCCCTCGCCGCTCGCCGTCTCCGTGCTCGCTGCCGCCACCTGCTCCTCCTGCTTCTCCGCGATGGCTGTAATGAGCAGCGCTTCGGCTGAGTATGTGTGTCCCTCCGCACTTGCAAACTATCTGAGTGAGCTGccacagtcacatgacaaagCTACACTAACCGATGATGTATTATCTCCTCATAAATCAGGAACCGGCTGTCTGTATAGGGCAATACTGACCCAATCCACTGAGTACAACCACAATATGTGAACGGCTTCCACGCGTTGCCATACTAGGTGGCACTGTTGCTCTGTGTAGATACCAAAGCAGGTTCTCCTGATGCAGGAGCCTGCTTACATCTCACTACGACATCATTGTAAAATACTTAGGGCCAGATTTACTCTTTTGGCGTTAACATAGTACTGTCGGGATTTACTAGGGACACATAGTGAATAGCTAGCATTGGGGAGGCGCTGACAGTTAATTTTGCGACTGGCCATATTGCATGTGCATTTGTGGGAGTTCCCTTTCAAAGCACGACATACGAGGGAGGACAGTATTTAAATGAACCAAGCAAAAAGGCGTGTCGTATTCTGCGCTGCTCTTGGTAGATCGGCTCGGTCATTATTTAAGCAAACAAACGGCGCCTGGCCTcatatatttgtgcatttttagTAGATCACCTACAGAACTGGCCACTGCTACTGGTGCTTTtgttttagttgtttttttggtTGCTGCCTCACACTAATTAGCCCTGCTTAGTAAATCTGGTCCCTAATGTTTACGAAGGTGAGCCGTGAAGGAACCTATTAAGCTAACAAATGTTAAATCATATTAATATGGATAATAAATGTCTGAAGCATATATATGTTTGGTTTTAGAAAGtgtgacttttaaaaaaaagtcaatttaGAAATGCATGATCTCTGATTGCACGCATGACAATATTTGCATACAGACGTCTAAGTTACATATATAATTTTTGGGGCTGGTCATCTATACAGGAAAACCCTCACAGGAAAACCCGTCGCCGTAGCGACCAGCATTTCAGGCTGAAACACATGCTTAGGGGCCGGTGAGCTGGGTAAGGCCGTGACTGGCGATGGCGGCTGCCGCTGTGTGGTGGCGAGAGGCCGCAGCTCAGCTCTGCCCGCGGAagacgccccccctccccccccgccgtGCCGCGCCAAGTGAGCGTCACCGGCCTCTGCCGCGCCTCCGAGGGCCCTTTCAATTAAAAGCATATTGATTTCAGCTCCTTCCGAAATAATTCCCGGGGCACTAAGGGGACAGGAGCCAGCCTCATTTGACTCTTTATTGACCCAGATTCGGCGGCTCGTTGGAAAATGAAGCGCAGGCAACCACTTTCCACCAATGGGGagttagttttctttttttttttttttttaataatgtcaCGGGTTACGGGGCAGGTCTGCAACTGATATGACATTTAATATGAGCTAATGGTGAATTAGGCTGAAGTTcgtattattataattactgctcaatgtttttaaagaaattatatgaatatataaaaaagaaattaatgaTAAGGGATCAGACCCGGAGCCATAAGGTCCTGAATCTAAAGCGCTACTGCCCGCGCAGAGCAGTCAGATACTGACTGATATAATGGTCAAACGGTTCTCCTGGAAAGTAACTTAAACCACACGTCCAAATATTTTCAATTCTAATTTCTAAGAAATATGTTTAGACTCATGACTCAGTGGGCAGGGGTATGTTCTTTCGCTCAAATCCTGCAATTATCCAGCAGAAAAACACTGTCTTGTTAAAAGTGCCATTTATCCTTTCTCTCCCCTGCCTGcttccatttttcattttttccattgTCATGCTCATAATCTTCAGTTTATATTTTGGTTACCATTGTGTACTTACGCGATCATTTCCTGCACACCCCCTGGCTGTAGTTTTTAATTTGTGttattgttttctgtatttatcTTCCAGCCGTCAATGTTTAATACCCACATTACACGAGCGCAAAGTGCCAGTTTTACAAGGCTTTCGTTATGGAGAGGGTCATCGGGCGTGAGGCCTCGCTAAGCCTTAGCCGCGATGCGAATCGTGGAGGCGGGGCCAAGACACCATGTGACAGGCTGAGTGGGCGGCGCTCTCCATACCTGTCGTCCAGTCCTTCTCTTGTGAAGCCACCGCCTTCTCGTACTGTGACCTGCTTTTATGCAGCACCTCTGCCTGGATGATGTACTTGTGACTCTGGGAAGCGGAGACCAAACAGAGTAGGATCAGCAGAGTCGTCCGCCCCGTCATGCACATTAACCCGGGCCGTCACTGGGAATGGAAACAGGCATGTTTTTCCCAATCTACCTTGGCGTCCCCTAACCCACCTCCACTGGCAAAATCTAGTGAGGGTGCGTAAGATGACATGTTATCAGGGGGCTCAGAATTCCTTGCTATGCCCCCAAGCATAACCCTGACTGGGCCTGCACTCTGACGCTCCTTATACAGGACTATACGACTCACACACGTGCACTACCATTAAAGAGGACCAATACTGGCAGATCATCGCAGCCAATATTTCATTTACTGCTGACCAGCACAAAAAAGGTGAAATACAGCCTGTCAGTTTCAAGCACATACGAATGCCTGACTGCTAAATGCGCATATTTAATTTATATCGATCTATATCTGTCTGGAGGCCCTAAAGGCAGCAGGCGCAGTGCAGGTAAAGGCTGGACTTCAGATCCTTGAAAGCGAGATGCTGCTGCATTGCTGAACGGGTGATTTCACCAGAGCAGCTTTGGCTGGAACAGAACAGAGACATGCGTGAGCGTGTTCGGGCGCGTAACCTGTGGAAAAGCTACGCATtccgggaaaaaaaaatcccgaGCACAGAAGATCAGGACAATAATACACGTTTGCGATGTCATCTGCCAGAGAAGCGGAAAGATGTGAGACGCCTGGCTGCGACGCAGTTTCTGCTTTCGCTGCGTGGGGAAAGGCTCCCTGCACTTGCTGCAGCCAACAGTCTTTTCATTTATCTTTATTTGCTTACCTGAGACAGCAGATACATTTAaccgtggcacacaagaggaggGAATGAAGACCGCTAGGGACACCCTCAGTACTGTGTTGAGTTGTGTGGCCGGCAGCTTGCTGACCCAAACAGACGGGATGGAAACCAGGGAACGTCACACTCTGGTGGTGAGCAGTGAAGCCACACCCCCAGTTGACCTTAAACTTAGAACATGAACTATGGTGGCGTGCTAACCATGCTAACTGACCAGAGCGGCACATTCCTTAgttaattttcatatatttctGGTGTCTTCGCTATCAGCAGCACAACTAACCATGTCCTAAAGGAGGCGAAGTCTGATAGGGCGGGTGTGCTGACAGGTTTCGTACCATTGGCTGGGTCAGCTGGTTGTCAGCGGTCGGGAGCTGACTGGACGCCACATCCTCCCCAAGGCCGCGGGATGCGGCTGTCAGCGGCCCGCCACTCTGACTGACGACCGAGCTGCCCtggcctccagggggcgctatcAAGCAGAATCACAAAAAACGAGAAGTGGCCACATGTCACATCACAGACGGGGAGCTACGCTATTTCGAGGCGAAAGTCCAAATGCCCCCATCACTCTGACAGTGACGAGAGCCTGCCGTGAAGGGGAAAGTGTCAGAGAGTTTTGGGACTCAGAGGGTGTCAAGTCTGGAGCAGCCAGAACTTCAGAGCTGACGCTTGAGGCACGGGACACACTGGGCATGTGGCAGTGTCACAACCAGAGTGACACTCTGGTAAACAGGAGAACGCGCCAGACATCGCCCGTCATCGCGGCGTGGATCGCGTCACTGGCGGCTGGGCTGACTCACGCTTAGGGGGGTCGTTGGGTAAAAAGCGGAAGACGGGGACAATGGCCTGGGCCCTCCCTGTGGCGCTGGCCACCTCCTCCTCGCAGTCCAGGACCGTCAGCTTCACGTAGATGTCAGGCTCCGTCATCTGGACCTGAACCGTGCCGACGTGATCCCTCGTCACCTTCACCGAAAATCTGGCCAGAGAGGTACAGCGGGAGCCTGTCGTGACAGACACGGGGAACGTGGCCCTGTCATTGTCCCTCGCGGTCCTCGCGGACCTTACCTGCATATTATATTCCTGTCATCAGGAATGTAATAGTCCCTGAACTCCTTAGTGGCAAAGCTGCAGAGCGGCGTGTCCCTGTTGAGCTTGGCAGGCGGGTCACATGACCGGATCAGTCGCATTCTCCACCTCCCAGCAGCAGGGGGTGTATCCCCGAACTGGGCTTCAGCCACAAAGGTGTACCCCCTCTGAGGTAAGGGGACCCAGAGCTTAGCTCTCGTGcaaacacgcacacgcacacacacattacgTGCTCCCTCTTCTGTTCAAAGGTGAAACTCGATCATGACACATCACAGTGCTGCCCTGAGGGGTCCCCGCAGGGACGAGAGGGGCAACGGGGGCGGATTGGGTGAGTCAGGAGACGGGAAAGGGGCAGACCTGGTTTGGCCTGTAGACGTGAGGCTCCACCTCCTGAAAGACCCGAGGCACCTCGTCGCCGGAGTCATTGTCGATGACGTGCAGGACACAGGCCGCGAAGGGCGCGTACATCTTCGGCTCCAGCAGCACATCCGCGTGGACAAAAAACACCTCTCTGTGGAGATTCACAGAGGCGACGGCAGTGTTCACCACCACTCACATGATTCATCTGCGTGGGGCCCCCTGCTGCCCATGAAACAGTTGCTACACTAatggggcgtggggggggggggggggctttttgaGTGAGGCCCCCGAAACAATCAACCGAGCACGGAGAGGGCGAGGAACGTCATTCCCTCAGCCCTGATGCTGGGAACAAAGAGCAAGCACCCAGTGCACCCAGTGCACCCACAGCGCTGGCGATGGGAAAGCATCCTACCGGAAGACGAGGCCCCAGGAGTGAGCGGGCTGCTCCGGAACAGCTACAGAGTAATCGGTGAATAGAACGCGGCTCGGCTCGTCCTCGTAACATGGGTAGAGCACCGCCATCTTCTCGCTGCTGCTGAAAATGTGCCTGATGGAGAGAAGGCAACTCACCTCGCTCACCTCGCTCTACTGGGGTTACTGGTCAACCCTTttacaacaccccccccccccccccgcccccaaggGCTGCACTGATATGAAGGGATGTGCTGAGATGCTTGGGGTTATGTGTGGAAATACACAGACAGAAAATGAAGGAAGGCAAGTTTAGGATTGgttgtgtgtgtaaatatacaAATCACAGTGCAGATTAAAAGTGAGGCACAGACAGGCCTGCTGTGTTCACGGCTGACAGGATACGGCTAAGGACTCTGCACATTTATATTTgcttttttctctttgattCTGCATGAAGTACCGACGCGCGATGCCTTCGAGGTGTTGGGTCATTCTTGCGTGCGAAGGATGATGGCGGCCAGCAGCGGCAGGGGCTGGCTAGACGTGCGGCCGCTGGCCGACGTGACTCCCACGCTTAGTGGCGGCGGCGAACGGTCTGGATACGGCGCTCGTGATGGCGGCTCTAAAAATACCTCAGCAACGACGCGGCGTGCTTCTCCCCGTCCGATTCCACGAGAGCCCAGATGTCACGCAGCGTCTTCGAAATGCCAGCATTCTCCGCCATACCTTCGAATCGCACACGGCAGAGAATGCGCATCACCGTCTAAACCACTCAACACTGAGATTTTACCAGAACACACCATCAGACATGCGTGATCGGTGAGTCAGAGCTGATGGCTCACTGTCCCGCAGAGGCTGTGTTGGACCGCAGGTACAGCCAGACCATTCTGTGGTTCTGACTGAGGTGCCCATTTGCTTCATATGAAACAGTCCtaagtgtgatttttttttgtgggaacATTTTAGCTCTATTGTGGTTATAAATATCTATTTAGAATTACAATTGTCGAGCTGCTACAGTATATACCAGTGTTTACCCTACTaaccaggataagcggttagacGGAGGGTGGGTGAGTATATACCAGCATTTACGACGCAGTCCTGAACTAAATTCTGCCATAATTTCAAGCTTCACCAATCATTAAATGATGCTATTGATGGTTAAATTCCACTCACTGTCGTGCTGCCGAGGTCATCTGCTCGGTTCAATGTTACGCCTCATTTCACCGCGtccagaacaaaaacaacattaGAATGGGGAGGGGTGGTGGGTTTGAGACCCGGGTGCTGGGGGCCAGTGCGTCTGAACTTAGACCCTGCTGATGTGATGGGTCCAGGACGCTCTGGCAGCCCCGGGCCTGGGTCAGAAATAGCTGCACCCCCAGACGTCCTGGCAGACCGGCTGGAAATAGcgtgagttgggggggggggtggctgcgAGGTTTCTCCCCGGTTCCCCTCCGCCTCACCTGCCAGGATTCATCGGCGTCATCGAGAGACGGTGGCGCGGGTGATCGATATGCCAGAGGCCGGAGGGTTGGAGCAACCATgccagaccttgggggtgcTGATGGCGCGACTGCGACGTTTTTATGAAGGCTGGgtgggtgggttgggggggatATTAGATGATGTATTGCCTGGGCTGCGCCATGAGCGTTCACCCTGAACTCACCCTGACGGAGCCTGTGAGGGCGGCTGTGTGTCTCAGCCCATGGAACTGCAGGTGACCAATGCTCAGCGTGACTTTTCGTAACacattaagcaaaaaaaaaaaaaaacatgttttctgTGAGCTCTGGGCTGGTTGCCCTGATTAACGCCGGCAGCAAGGTTGGGAGCCCATGCTACTGCCACACCCCTACAGTGACCACATGGTGTCGCTGCATCAGAGGAACGCATGGCCGCATGGCCGCATGGCCGCATGGCCGCAGTCAGGGTGCCGGCCGCCCCTACAGACCTGGCTGGGAGGCACGAATGACCTCCCGCACGTGCAGCCCCTTCCAGCCGGCTTGCAGGACGCTGGCGGCCGCCGTCTCCTTCGCTGTGGCCTCTCTGCTCCTCCACGGCTCTGGGATCTCTGCACCAGAGGCTATGTGGAGCACAACAGCATGAGCTTCGAAAATCTCCCAGAATCCCCAAGTCCCAGGAGCTGTCGTACGCTTAAGAAAATTACTCTACTTAAAGTTACACTGAATGTAACCTTTCAATGACTCATACGTGTGTGAGAAGTTTGTATGAAAAACGAAAGCCATAAAAAGATAGTTAGAAGACAGAAAgttagacagacagagagaaagacagatCGATAGATCTGCTACACAAATAAAGAGAATTAGCGCCTCGTCGCATTAATTACATGCACTGTGCTCCAGGAAACCAGTCCCAGCCGAGGGGTCCCTAAGCAGGGCCTGGAGAGCAAACGCCTCCTCTGCGGTCAGCTTCCGGTTCAGCGCTACGGTCACCATGTGGAAAACTGCGTCGCTAAACACCTGGGAAGACGACACTGTCCTGCAGCCCAGCGCTGGCATGTCGTGTGGAGGCCCCTGGGGATCCCCCGCCCCTGTACCCGCCCCTGTACCCCGCCCCTGTACCCGCCCCTGTACCCCGCCCCTGTACCCCACCCCTGTATCCCGCCCCTGTACCCCACCCCTGTATCCCGCCCCTGGCCTCACCTGGGCATGCTCCCCACAGCCCCCTCCCTGCAGCAGCGGAGGCCGGCAGGCCAAGCCCAGCTCCTTCATGGTGGCCGGAAGCTCACTTGCATTGCTAAACACGCTCACCGCTCTGCTCAGGGCCCCCAGGACCAGTGCAGCCTGCTCCCTGAACCCAACGCTGTCCTGTGTGGGGGAGTGGAGATGACAGACAGGCCGGCACTGGAAAAATCCCTCATCCCATTCACCTTTCCTGTTTACCTCGGGCTGCGGATAAATCGACGCTGTCCACAAGAGGACAAAAGCTTACAAGATacatatttaattataactGGTTCCATTCATCTTTGTAGCCACAAATTATTGTTTACTTTGTGGATATCTTTGTGCAATGGCCGAAATCTATAAAAGGAGAGTAGGAGTGCATGGACAGGTGCCTGCTACGGACAAACAGAGCGTGTGGGACTTTGGGTCGCTCACCTTGCTCAGGTGTGCCATGACGGCATCCTCGTCTTCGCACAGGAACGGCGCCGCGCTGCACAGGGTGACATGATAGGCCAGAGGAGCCTGGATGGTCAGACGCAGCACCCGGCGCCTAACAGGGGGACGAGGCAGTCATGGGTCACATGCAGAAGGGCATGACGGCCACATGTGAGCCACATCACGGCTGTCACTTAGAGCCCCGTTACTCGGAGCTGTGGCCCTGCGTGCCGAGGTTGGACCAAGGCCGCTGCGGGCGACTGGCGGATGTAAGCGAACTAAAGCGATGGCCTACAATGGCGAGAGCACAGACAATCTGATTAGGGGCCAAAAATGCTACAATAAACACCAGGAAACAAAAGGCTAAGTGAAAGATTTCCAGGGAACTGGCTGATTGCCGTGCTCAGGGACGTGGGGGGGGGAACGGCACCCACCACGCTGAACTCTATTCATTACTCTGCGTAATTGTAGGCATGTATCTTCTGCCTGACCTCGGAATCTAGGCTTCCTTCTTCTAGGACACAGATCCATTTATAGACGGCCAGCTGTCACACGTTC
This window of the Paramormyrops kingsleyae isolate MSU_618 chromosome 19, PKINGS_0.4, whole genome shotgun sequence genome carries:
- the adgb gene encoding androglobin isoform X6, which codes for MQDHSGKVGPGQAREMADFSTVHALTGWLPEVIPLQTGYLSKLWEFLTESVPKFQQAERPEEAPSPKEAAGRRSSTQSERQSQSPTENRGSDATGACTQALVAQIVICASYQPNYLLEKTSVLGQMADSSEKLRRYGLSQLHSHTVLVTRTRACPLIAPPKPPPVPRWKLVRLRKQMMPTDEPKETPVLKPDQFIEISSPFLNRLTAIGNPEVRSCSSTLTSFSELEEPEDQDLPHVGGAGTSDTMEGTAAEDRSGEENAGSVPADPERHDSSSTAEKSKWTKGMNPVEATLQETWLDLDDFVKCFQILLVFHKPDTYTNCYQKSSFKSTSASKAPSTSLSTASAQAVPVKPQAASWSADDKGILFLLVDSLLPSQILISFSSLAHWGGTPDERKYASCQPGLLLARPFSWRTVQFQLPVLNIQTTSTKAALLSLPPGRRVLRLTIQAPLAYHVTLCSAAPFLCEDEDAVMAHLSKDSVGFREQAALVLGALSRAVSVFSNASELPATMKELGLACRPPLLQGGGCGEHAQVFSDAVFHMVTVALNRKLTAEEAFALQALLRDPSAGTGFLEHSASSGAEIPEPWRSREATAKETAAASVLQAGWKGLHVREVIRASQPGMAENAGISKTLRDIWALVESDGEKHAASLLRHIFSSSEKMAVLYPCYEDEPSRVLFTDYSVAVPEQPAHSWGLVFREVFFVHADVLLEPKMYAPFAACVLHVIDNDSGDEVPRVFQEVEPHVYRPNQRGYTFVAEAQFGDTPPAAGRWRMRLIRSCDPPAKLNRDTPLCSFATKEFRDYYIPDDRNIICRFSVKVTRDHVGTVQVQMTEPDIYVKLTVLDCEEEVASATGRAQAIVPVFRFLPNDPPKPPPGGQGSSVVSQSGGPLTAASRGLGEDVASSQLPTADNQLTQPMSHKYIIQAEVLHKSRSQYEKAVASQEKDWTTAIAEKQEEQVAAASTETASGEGQKASTPRSSRRTKEKEKGKAAPKAGLRQGSQILDVSRPQWSLRFVSDQSEADSVQVSKDTGRADEIKAMKKAWEAVDPGRSLKAQQVRLQFISKHLGRGEAGETVDEEAGAEAGAPDVLLSPSSTDVVRPCQTDPPQPSAHTPVAVTPFIGSDVLSDSWKPGAGEHRKPKAEHIQSFRLVRDIILEHRRQEKDSRNALKRRQVEMYDELQILLNEQRLKTLKAREGYWSPRREAELRQKEAELVTAQQAEPSKGPPSAQPLPKSTTRAKSASKRK